A window from Aulosira sp. FACHB-615 encodes these proteins:
- a CDS encoding response regulator: MLERVINILLVEDDEVDVMNVKRAFKKVNITNPLYLASNGLEALEMLRNEYGQNPSVPTERRLILLDLNMPKMSGIEFLQELRSDPKLCTTPVVVMTTSNQDQDRVQAYNLNVAGYILKPLTFNKFVETMATLNKYWVLCEIP, translated from the coding sequence ATGCTGGAAAGAGTGATTAATATATTACTAGTGGAGGATGATGAAGTTGATGTCATGAATGTCAAGCGTGCCTTTAAAAAAGTTAATATTACTAATCCACTGTATCTAGCAAGTAATGGCTTAGAAGCTCTCGAAATGTTGCGGAACGAGTATGGTCAAAACCCAAGTGTACCAACAGAGCGTCGCTTGATTTTATTAGATTTAAATATGCCAAAAATGAGTGGCATCGAATTTCTGCAAGAATTACGTTCTGATCCAAAATTATGTACCACGCCTGTAGTAGTGATGACTACCTCAAATCAGGATCAAGATAGGGTACAAGCCTACAACTTAAACGTTGCTGGCTATATCCTCAAACCACTCACATTCAATAAGTTTGTTGAGACAATGGCTACCTTGAATAAATACTGGGTACTGTGCGAAATACCTTAA
- a CDS encoding ATP-binding protein, which yields MEETLRILVVDDDEVDRMAVRRALMQAGVKMELSEAGNGHEALLALASITFDCVFLDYRLPDQDGLTLIRRVQASEIKVPLVVLTAQGDEQIAVELMKAGATDYLAKSRVSSEILAQILRNAMRVYRAEMQANLALQQLKESNEQLIRKNQELERQRQQIQIQNLKLIEASRLKTQFLATMSHELRTPMNAIIGFSQILLRPKFGQLSPQQTDMVERILNNGKHLLMLLNEVLDFSKLEAGRLELKAELFDVTTVINSTVKEMQSLAEAKKLDLQVEIDLENPWVFNDSVRVRQILVNLLSNAIKFTETGSIWLEIEELPENRIAIAVRDTGIGIAPKDFQHIFEAFRQVDQSLTRKYPGTGLGLAIVDSLVRMMNGQILIESQLGIGSMFKVELPRQILAKEIAGKIPALNVDGEHIFFSAHNPHKSSPPSRRSSMRYPNLKL from the coding sequence ATGGAAGAAACGCTGAGAATTTTGGTTGTAGACGATGATGAAGTAGACCGGATGGCAGTACGCCGTGCCTTGATGCAAGCAGGTGTCAAAATGGAACTGTCAGAGGCTGGTAATGGCCATGAAGCACTGTTAGCGTTGGCGAGTATCACCTTTGATTGTGTTTTCCTAGATTATCGCTTGCCAGATCAAGATGGTTTAACACTGATTCGTCGGGTACAAGCATCAGAAATCAAAGTTCCTTTAGTGGTTTTGACAGCACAAGGTGATGAACAAATTGCAGTCGAGTTGATGAAAGCTGGTGCGACAGATTATCTGGCAAAATCACGGGTATCTTCAGAAATATTGGCACAAATTTTACGCAATGCTATGCGAGTATATCGTGCTGAAATGCAAGCAAATTTAGCACTACAACAGTTAAAAGAAAGTAACGAACAACTCATCCGCAAAAATCAAGAACTCGAAAGACAAAGACAACAAATTCAAATCCAAAATTTAAAATTAATCGAAGCATCACGGTTAAAAACCCAGTTTTTAGCTACAATGTCTCATGAATTACGGACACCAATGAATGCAATTATTGGGTTTTCGCAAATTTTATTGCGACCAAAATTCGGGCAATTATCGCCTCAACAAACCGATATGGTCGAGCGCATTCTGAATAATGGCAAGCATTTATTAATGTTATTAAATGAAGTTCTAGATTTTTCTAAATTAGAAGCAGGTAGACTGGAACTAAAAGCCGAATTATTTGATGTAACGACAGTGATCAATAGCACTGTCAAAGAAATGCAATCTCTAGCAGAAGCGAAAAAATTAGATTTGCAAGTCGAGATAGATTTAGAAAATCCTTGGGTATTTAATGACTCGGTACGTGTGCGGCAAATTTTAGTAAATTTGCTGTCGAATGCAATTAAGTTTACCGAAACAGGTTCTATCTGGTTAGAAATTGAAGAACTGCCAGAAAATCGGATAGCGATCGCAGTTCGTGATACAGGTATTGGTATCGCTCCCAAAGATTTTCAGCATATTTTTGAAGCCTTTCGCCAAGTTGATCAAAGCCTCACACGGAAATATCCAGGTACAGGCTTGGGTTTGGCAATTGTCGATTCCTTGGTGCGAATGATGAATGGCCAAATCTTGATCGAGAGTCAATTGGGAATCGGTTCGATGTTTAAAGTCGAGTTACCCCGACAAATATTAGCCAAAGAGATAGCCGGAAAAATCCCGGCTTTAAATGTTGATGGTGAACATATTTTTTTCTCGGCGCATAATCCCCATAAGTCTTCTCCCCCATCTCGTCGTTCATCGATGAGGTATCCCAACCTCAAACTATAA
- a CDS encoding hybrid sensor histidine kinase/response regulator: MSVVEKSQKVDRILAVDDTKDNLILVQTILESEGYHIDLATDGKSALEYVEKSPPDLILLDVMMPGMDGYEVTDRIRKNPAIKVYIPILLITAFHESSVVEGLDAGADDFIRKPFDTDELLARVRSLLRLKRSLDEQDKMARQREDFVSRLTHDLRTPLVAADRMLGLFLEETFCKISPEMKQAISVMIRSNKNLMQMVNTLLEVSRMDAGKKTFNDDVCNLPEIIQEVVSELAPLASEKNLNVTVDSSGLANNPTNLGVVMGDPLELRRVFNNLLGNAIKFTDTGKITIRISEQADNPQGKTWVIIAVEDTGYGIAPEDQAGIFERFRQGRNKRSGSGLGLHLSYRIAEAHGGDITVASELGKGSVFTVRLPKI, translated from the coding sequence ATGTCTGTTGTGGAAAAGTCTCAAAAAGTTGATCGCATTCTTGCCGTTGATGACACTAAAGATAACCTGATCTTAGTGCAGACAATTTTAGAAAGTGAAGGCTATCACATCGATTTAGCAACTGACGGTAAATCTGCTTTAGAATATGTCGAAAAATCTCCGCCAGACTTGATTTTGCTGGATGTGATGATGCCAGGGATGGATGGTTATGAAGTGACAGATCGCATTCGCAAGAACCCAGCAATTAAAGTTTATATTCCCATTCTGCTGATTACAGCCTTTCATGAATCTAGTGTAGTAGAGGGACTAGATGCAGGTGCAGATGATTTTATTCGCAAACCTTTTGATACAGATGAACTACTAGCAAGAGTGCGATCGCTTTTGCGACTCAAGCGCAGTTTAGACGAACAAGATAAGATGGCTCGTCAACGGGAAGACTTTGTATCGCGTCTTACCCATGACTTGCGTACTCCCTTGGTAGCCGCAGATCGAATGCTGGGGTTGTTTCTTGAAGAAACATTCTGCAAAATTTCGCCGGAAATGAAACAAGCCATCTCCGTGATGATTCGCAGCAACAAAAACTTAATGCAAATGGTCAATACCTTGCTAGAAGTGTCTCGTATGGATGCAGGGAAAAAGACCTTCAACGATGATGTTTGCAACTTACCCGAAATCATACAAGAAGTAGTCAGCGAATTAGCACCCCTGGCGAGTGAGAAAAATTTAAATGTCACAGTAGACAGCAGTGGTTTAGCCAACAATCCCACAAATCTCGGAGTGGTGATGGGTGATCCTTTAGAACTGCGCCGTGTGTTCAACAACCTCTTGGGTAACGCCATCAAATTTACCGATACAGGCAAAATTACAATTCGGATTTCCGAACAAGCAGACAACCCCCAAGGCAAAACCTGGGTAATCATCGCCGTGGAAGATACAGGTTATGGTATCGCCCCCGAAGACCAAGCAGGTATATTCGAGCGATTTCGTCAAGGGAGAAATAAACGCTCTGGTAGCGGTTTAGGGTTGCATCTTTCCTACAGAATTGCTGAAGCTCACGGTGGTGATATTACCGTTGCTTCCGAACTGGGTAAAGGCAGTGTGTTTACAGTGCGACTACCAAAAATCTAA
- a CDS encoding response regulator, producing MYLAHSFISDSKQQHSQQPLILAVEDNDDNLLLISYALESLGCQFICQSDSSSTLLVAKEYQPDLIMLDILLPSFSGIEVVHYLKENPLTHKIPVLAVTALATREDKERILKAGFDDYISKPFLIEDLESVVRRLLKGKLEPCSNDERLEARE from the coding sequence ATGTATCTAGCACATTCATTCATCAGTGATAGCAAGCAGCAGCACTCTCAGCAGCCTTTAATTTTGGCAGTGGAAGATAATGATGATAATCTGTTGCTGATTAGTTATGCTCTTGAGTCACTTGGCTGTCAATTTATCTGTCAATCAGACAGTTCCTCAACATTGTTGGTGGCTAAAGAGTATCAGCCAGACTTGATCATGTTAGATATTTTGTTACCTAGTTTCAGTGGCATTGAAGTTGTACATTATCTCAAGGAAAATCCCCTAACTCATAAAATTCCCGTACTCGCAGTAACGGCTTTAGCCACCAGAGAAGACAAAGAACGCATTCTCAAGGCGGGATTTGATGACTACATTAGCAAGCCATTTTTGATTGAAGATTTAGAAAGTGTGGTTCGCCGTCTTTTGAAGGGAAAATTAGAGCCTTGTTCCAATGATGAGCGGCTAGAGGCTAGGGAGTAG
- a CDS encoding peptidoglycan-binding domain-containing protein: protein MSYPGYFLQQGCETGDVYMVQQTLQALGYSISADGIFGPMTENAVRHFQMSNGLVADGVVGPNTWYALMNQGC, encoded by the coding sequence ATGTCTTATCCAGGTTATTTTTTGCAACAAGGCTGTGAGACAGGCGATGTATATATGGTGCAGCAAACTTTACAAGCATTGGGCTATTCTATCTCTGCTGATGGTATATTTGGCCCGATGACAGAAAATGCTGTCCGACACTTTCAAATGTCTAATGGTCTGGTGGCTGATGGTGTTGTCGGCCCTAACACTTGGTATGCGTTAATGAACCAAGGCTGCTAA
- a CDS encoding glycogen debranching protein, translated as MTIWVNEQIDPSGMIYACIACCNESQAKDCHESFEKNLTEQQKTDGWIARLRIVDSWDEVPVNALKLN; from the coding sequence ATGACTATTTGGGTAAATGAGCAAATTGATCCATCGGGTATGATATATGCCTGCATTGCTTGTTGTAATGAGTCTCAAGCCAAAGATTGTCATGAGTCGTTTGAAAAAAATTTGACAGAGCAACAAAAAACAGATGGTTGGATAGCTAGATTACGGATAGTTGATTCTTGGGATGAAGTACCAGTTAATGCTTTAAAGCTCAATTGA
- a CDS encoding Uma2 family endonuclease: MVQYDPLSCLPSSAELPDSDDTPVDNELQNLIPNLLEAILALVWSQRTDWFFGVDMGIYYAPDTPQLVPDGFLSIGVERFIGEEGRLSYVLWEEDGIVPIFALEVVSQTYGGEYEKKKIDYAKLGILYYAIYVPNRRYRRKREPLEVYRLENSEYILQPGSRVWMPEINLALGRERGTYLGRTREWLYWYDEVGQRLPTPEELVQQEKERAERLAQRLRELGINPDEI, encoded by the coding sequence ATGGTACAGTACGACCCCCTCAGCTGCCTTCCGTCCTCGGCAGAATTACCCGACTCTGATGATACGCCAGTGGATAACGAACTACAAAACCTGATTCCCAATTTACTAGAAGCTATTTTAGCTTTAGTCTGGAGTCAACGCACCGATTGGTTTTTCGGCGTTGATATGGGGATTTATTATGCACCCGACACTCCGCAATTAGTACCTGATGGGTTTCTCAGCATAGGTGTAGAACGTTTTATTGGTGAAGAGGGACGTTTAAGCTATGTTCTCTGGGAAGAAGATGGTATTGTTCCTATTTTTGCCTTAGAAGTTGTTTCACAAACCTACGGCGGCGAATACGAAAAGAAAAAAATCGACTACGCGAAGTTAGGCATTTTATATTATGCAATTTACGTCCCCAACCGGAGATATCGGCGTAAACGAGAACCTTTAGAAGTTTATCGTTTAGAAAATAGTGAATACATCTTACAACCAGGTTCACGGGTGTGGATGCCAGAAATTAATTTAGCACTTGGCAGAGAACGCGGTACTTATCTGGGAAGGACGCGCGAGTGGTTATATTGGTATGACGAAGTTGGACAGAGATTACCTACACCAGAGGAGTTAGTGCAGCAAGAAAAGGAACGTGCTGAGAGACTAGCACAAAGGTTGCGGGAGTTGGGCATTAATCCAGATGAGATTTAA
- the argS gene encoding arginine--tRNA ligase, whose amino-acid sequence MNATQEQLKVKFEQAMVAAFGDEYATVDPILVPAGNPKFGDYQANVALSLSKKLGQQPRAIAAAIVDKLDVAQICESPEIAGPGFINLRLKTAYLEAQLKAIHADSRLGVPPAKTPQREIVDFSSPNIAKEMHVGHLRSTIIGDSIARILEFRGHDVLRLNHVGDWGTQFGMLITYLREVYPQALTTANALDIGDLVSFYRQAKQRFDADETFQEAARQEVVRLQAGAEDTIHAWKLLCEQSRKEFQVIYDLLDIHINERGESFYNPLLPKIVEDLADSGLLVEDQGAKVVFLEGYTNREGEPLPLIVQKSDGGYNYATTDLAALRYRIQQDAAKRIIYVTDAGQSNHFAQFFQVARKAGWIPDDVELVHVPFGLVLGEDGKKFKTRSGDTVRLRDLLDEAIIRARADLEKRLQADERTETTEFIAHVAQIIGISAVKYADLSQNRTSNYIFSYDKMLDLKGNTAPYMLYAYARIQGISRKGGINFEELGDQAQLVLEHETEFALAKYLLQLGEVISTVEQDLLPNRLCEYLYELSKKFNVFYDRNHGVRVLDAEEPQRTSRLVLCDLTARTLKLGLSLLGIQVLERM is encoded by the coding sequence ATGAATGCTACACAAGAACAATTAAAAGTTAAATTTGAGCAGGCGATGGTTGCTGCTTTTGGTGATGAATACGCCACCGTTGACCCAATTTTAGTACCTGCGGGGAATCCGAAATTTGGTGACTATCAAGCGAATGTGGCTTTATCCCTGAGTAAAAAATTAGGACAGCAACCAAGAGCGATCGCTGCTGCTATAGTTGACAAGTTAGATGTTGCCCAAATCTGCGAATCACCAGAAATTGCTGGCCCCGGTTTTATTAACCTCAGACTTAAAACCGCTTACCTAGAAGCACAACTCAAAGCAATTCACGCCGACTCCCGGTTAGGTGTTCCCCCAGCGAAAACGCCACAGCGAGAAATTGTTGATTTTTCCAGTCCGAACATTGCCAAAGAAATGCACGTCGGACATTTGCGTTCCACCATTATTGGTGATTCTATCGCCCGGATTTTGGAATTTCGCGGACATGATGTTTTGCGGTTAAATCATGTGGGTGATTGGGGTACACAATTCGGAATGCTCATCACTTACCTGCGCGAAGTTTACCCCCAGGCTTTAACCACCGCCAACGCCTTAGATATCGGCGATTTAGTCAGCTTTTATCGCCAAGCAAAACAGCGTTTTGATGCTGATGAAACCTTCCAAGAAGCAGCACGCCAAGAAGTCGTGAGATTACAAGCAGGCGCAGAAGATACAATTCATGCGTGGAAACTGCTGTGTGAACAATCCCGCAAAGAATTTCAAGTTATTTATGACTTGCTGGATATCCATATCAATGAACGCGGCGAATCTTTTTACAACCCCTTATTACCCAAAATTGTGGAAGATTTAGCCGACTCTGGCTTACTTGTAGAAGATCAAGGCGCAAAAGTTGTTTTTTTAGAAGGCTATACCAACAGAGAAGGTGAACCGTTACCATTAATTGTGCAGAAATCCGATGGTGGTTATAACTACGCCACCACAGATTTAGCTGCATTGCGCTACCGCATTCAACAAGATGCAGCCAAACGCATCATTTATGTAACCGATGCGGGACAAAGTAATCACTTTGCTCAATTTTTCCAAGTTGCACGCAAAGCTGGTTGGATTCCTGATGATGTGGAACTAGTGCATGTTCCCTTTGGTTTGGTGTTAGGGGAAGATGGCAAAAAATTCAAAACCCGTTCTGGAGATACTGTCCGGTTACGAGATTTGCTCGATGAAGCAATTATCCGCGCTCGTGCTGACTTAGAAAAGAGATTACAAGCAGATGAGCGTACAGAAACAACAGAATTTATTGCTCATGTTGCCCAAATTATTGGTATTAGCGCCGTTAAGTATGCTGACTTGAGCCAAAACCGCACCAGTAATTACATCTTCAGCTATGACAAAATGCTGGATCTCAAAGGCAATACAGCCCCTTATATGCTTTACGCCTACGCTCGAATTCAAGGTATTAGCCGCAAGGGTGGAATTAACTTTGAAGAATTAGGTGATCAAGCACAACTTGTATTAGAGCATGAAACTGAATTTGCTCTTGCCAAGTATTTACTGCAATTGGGCGAAGTGATTAGTACTGTGGAACAAGACTTGTTACCAAATCGTTTATGTGAATATCTATACGAATTGAGTAAAAAGTTTAATGTGTTCTACGATCGCAATCATGGAGTTAGGGTATTAGACGCAGAAGAACCACAGCGCACATCCCGTTTAGTATTGTGCGATTTAACCGCCAGAACTTTAAAACTTGGATTATCGCTGTTGGGAATTCAAGTATTAGAGAGAATGTAG
- a CDS encoding serine/threonine protein kinase, with translation MLAGKILQGGKYTLTQEIGHGGFGITFKATHHYLGQDVVVKTINERLRQHPDFAKFERQFQDEARRLATCIHPNIVRVSDFFIEDGLPYMVMEYIPGETLGNAFVLPGIPLPEATAIHYIRQIGAALQVVHNNGLLHRDIKPDNIILRQGTQEVILIDFGISREFNGGVKQTHTGIVSEGYAPIEQYLTQAPRTPATDVYGLAATLYALLTAQVPMPALLRDREKMASPKELQPHLSAAVNQAVMRGMAVDSRFRPSTVAEWLQLLPGSESKNITQSVATNTVATVDLSMQPGRGVFGKKHKEYRTKNPMAAFTKTLAGSKALVGVGVALFAASAGFGITNLLSSHNKPNSSATPLFTNPVTQSRDNNSNTEGSQSTAEANNTNKNTQTTTATESAYISKRRRQNRPAPTPQATTNSNPTSENTAATNSETSSQQNPEQASVTPNTLPTPSLVDKLRAYRSNREVNRESATKRSPNNTPPATTNQTTPNPSGKRSNPVVIPVPPPTTESKSPDSSAVVVPTVENKQNSAPDSPSPKDEKSTTESNTSN, from the coding sequence ATGTTAGCAGGCAAAATTTTGCAGGGTGGAAAGTATACCCTCACCCAAGAAATCGGACATGGTGGCTTTGGTATTACCTTTAAAGCTACACATCACTACTTAGGTCAAGATGTAGTGGTGAAAACTATTAACGAACGCTTGCGGCAACATCCAGATTTTGCCAAGTTCGAGCGCCAATTCCAAGATGAAGCTAGAAGACTAGCTACTTGTATCCATCCCAATATTGTGCGGGTAAGTGACTTTTTTATTGAAGATGGTCTACCCTACATGGTGATGGAATACATTCCTGGGGAAACTTTGGGCAATGCTTTTGTCCTACCAGGGATACCCTTACCGGAAGCCACAGCTATTCACTACATCCGCCAAATTGGTGCAGCCCTACAAGTAGTCCACAATAATGGTTTGCTCCACCGCGATATCAAACCAGATAATATTATTCTCCGCCAAGGCACTCAAGAAGTCATATTAATTGATTTTGGGATTTCACGAGAATTTAATGGTGGTGTCAAACAAACTCACACCGGCATAGTTTCCGAAGGCTACGCACCCATTGAACAATACTTGACACAAGCGCCGCGCACACCAGCTACAGATGTTTATGGTTTGGCAGCAACCTTGTATGCTTTGTTAACAGCACAGGTTCCCATGCCAGCATTATTGCGCGATCGCGAAAAAATGGCATCTCCCAAAGAATTACAACCCCATCTGAGTGCCGCCGTCAATCAAGCTGTGATGCGCGGTATGGCGGTTGATTCTCGCTTCCGTCCCTCAACCGTGGCTGAATGGTTACAACTACTACCGGGTAGTGAGAGCAAGAATATTACCCAAAGCGTTGCCACTAATACAGTCGCCACCGTTGATTTATCAATGCAGCCAGGACGAGGAGTTTTTGGCAAGAAACACAAGGAATATCGGACAAAAAACCCGATGGCAGCCTTTACCAAAACACTAGCAGGGTCTAAAGCCTTAGTTGGTGTAGGTGTGGCTTTATTTGCCGCGAGTGCGGGTTTTGGCATCACTAATTTATTGTCTTCCCATAACAAGCCAAATTCATCCGCCACACCCCTGTTTACTAACCCAGTCACACAATCAAGAGACAATAATTCTAATACCGAGGGTTCACAGTCAACGGCGGAAGCAAATAACACTAACAAAAATACCCAAACAACCACTGCAACCGAATCAGCGTATATTTCCAAACGCCGCCGACAAAACCGCCCAGCACCTACACCACAAGCCACAACCAACAGCAACCCAACCTCAGAAAATACTGCCGCCACCAACTCCGAAACTTCGTCTCAGCAAAATCCCGAACAAGCATCTGTTACACCGAATACCTTACCGACACCATCATTAGTAGATAAACTGAGAGCCTATCGTTCTAATCGAGAAGTTAATCGGGAAAGTGCAACCAAGCGATCGCCAAATAATACCCCACCTGCCACCACCAATCAAACTACACCCAATCCATCAGGCAAGCGATCGAATCCTGTGGTGATACCAGTACCACCACCTACCACAGAATCAAAAAGCCCAGATTCTTCGGCTGTAGTTGTCCCAACTGTAGAAAATAAGCAAAATTCTGCTCCTGACAGCCCATCCCCAAAAGATGAAAAGTCAACAACAGAAAGTAACACTAGTAACTAA
- a CDS encoding capsule biosynthesis protein gives MANQKLMQLLSFGFISFCFCFGLGIGVFIRFGQLQPSNAATTSEPPQILPFVIPAPTPSPDDSVFTLNP, from the coding sequence ATGGCCAACCAAAAATTGATGCAATTACTTTCTTTTGGTTTTATTAGTTTTTGCTTTTGTTTTGGCTTGGGAATTGGTGTTTTCATTCGTTTTGGACAGTTGCAACCATCTAACGCTGCAACTACATCTGAACCCCCCCAGATATTACCCTTTGTTATCCCTGCCCCTACACCGTCACCAGATGATAGCGTTTTTACCTTAAACCCTTAG
- the dapB gene encoding 4-hydroxy-tetrahydrodipicolinate reductase has product MTNQTPIPVIINGAAGKMGREVVKAVAQAPDLTLMGAIDRNPELQGKDAGELAGLSEPLEVPITDQLEPMLGYVAGERQLPPGVIVDFTHPDSVYDNVRSAIAYGIRPVVGTTGLSPEQIQNLADFAEKASTGCLIIPNFSIGMVLLQQAAVTASQYFDHVEIIELHHNQKADAPSGTAIQTAQLLAELGKTFNPAIVHETEKIPGARGSLADEGIRIHSVRLPGLIAHQEVIFGAAGQIYTLRHDTSDRACYMPGVLLAIRKVSQLKSLVYGLEKIL; this is encoded by the coding sequence ATGACAAATCAAACTCCGATTCCGGTGATTATTAACGGTGCTGCTGGCAAAATGGGTCGTGAGGTAGTCAAAGCAGTCGCCCAAGCACCTGATTTAACTCTGATGGGTGCAATTGACCGTAACCCCGAACTTCAAGGTAAAGATGCTGGGGAACTTGCTGGTTTAAGTGAACCTTTAGAAGTACCAATTACTGACCAATTAGAACCGATGTTAGGGTACGTGGCGGGTGAGCGACAGCTACCACCAGGAGTCATAGTAGACTTTACCCACCCTGATTCAGTTTATGACAATGTACGCAGTGCGATCGCCTATGGCATTCGTCCGGTTGTCGGAACTACAGGCTTAAGTCCCGAACAAATTCAAAATTTAGCCGACTTCGCCGAAAAAGCCAGTACTGGCTGCTTGATTATTCCTAATTTCTCCATTGGGATGGTGTTACTCCAACAAGCCGCCGTCACCGCATCACAATATTTTGACCATGTAGAAATTATCGAATTGCATCACAACCAAAAAGCTGATGCACCCAGTGGTACAGCAATTCAAACTGCTCAGTTACTAGCAGAACTCGGTAAAACTTTTAACCCAGCAATTGTCCATGAAACCGAGAAAATACCGGGAGCCAGAGGCAGCCTAGCCGATGAAGGAATTAGAATTCATAGCGTACGCTTGCCAGGATTAATTGCCCATCAAGAAGTAATTTTTGGTGCTGCTGGTCAAATTTATACCTTACGCCATGATACAAGCGATCGCGCCTGCTATATGCCTGGAGTGTTACTGGCAATTCGCAAAGTCTCACAGTTAAAGTCGTTAGTGTATGGTTTAGAAAAGATACTTTAA
- a CDS encoding phosphate ABC transporter permease — protein sequence MLVPLTRQKFEQIIPLIATGQQYKYYWGKFSNFLQRLLVSVVSVVVVLLVKALFGLDFGPLLFFLGVIGAMFWLWYPVFQASIRNAKCRRYKYSGFFRGRILDWWITDRLMGKQETVNSKGELVIVENREKRINLEVGDDTGFSVELDAPLRPYHKAIARGQIAEMIVMSNRADLGTIEDFSDVYIPSRDIWVNDYPYLRRDFFSEASRRIREDQQDRPRRRRRKTE from the coding sequence ATGCTTGTTCCACTGACTCGCCAGAAATTTGAACAAATTATCCCCCTCATTGCTACTGGTCAGCAGTACAAGTACTACTGGGGGAAATTTTCTAATTTTTTACAGCGACTATTAGTTTCGGTAGTTTCTGTAGTTGTGGTTTTACTAGTGAAAGCCCTGTTTGGGCTGGATTTTGGCCCCCTCCTATTTTTCTTGGGGGTTATTGGGGCGATGTTTTGGCTGTGGTACCCAGTGTTCCAAGCCAGTATTCGGAATGCCAAATGTCGTCGTTATAAGTACAGTGGCTTTTTCCGGGGACGCATATTAGATTGGTGGATTACAGATAGATTGATGGGTAAACAAGAAACTGTTAACAGCAAAGGCGAATTGGTAATTGTTGAAAACCGGGAGAAACGAATAAATCTAGAGGTAGGTGACGATACAGGGTTTAGCGTTGAGTTAGATGCACCTCTGCGGCCTTATCATAAAGCGATCGCCCGTGGTCAAATAGCGGAAATGATTGTTATGTCGAACCGTGCCGATTTAGGCACCATTGAAGATTTCAGCGATGTTTACATTCCCAGCCGCGACATCTGGGTTAACGATTATCCCTATCTCCGCCGAGACTTCTTTTCAGAAGCCAGCCGCCGCATCCGCGAAGACCAACAAGATAGACCACGGCGAAGGCGGCGGAAAACAGAGTGA
- a CDS encoding precorrin-8X methylmutase, with amino-acid sequence MEWHVTDAQSLAIIDSEIGDHVFSPAEYEIVRRVIYATADFEYKSLIRFSEHALQAGAAALAARTTIVVDVPMVQVGIASDIQSTFANPVYCSMETVTRPQKEKTLAAWGIETLAKRYPEGIFVVGQAQTALTALIDLIEAEEIRPALIIATPVGFIDVDTDKSRLQDSLVPYITIESRKGNAVVAAAVVDGLVDLAWQAYGQNASRGS; translated from the coding sequence ATGGAATGGCACGTAACTGATGCTCAAAGTTTAGCAATCATCGACAGTGAAATTGGCGATCATGTCTTTTCACCCGCAGAGTATGAAATTGTGAGGCGGGTGATATACGCCACTGCTGACTTTGAATATAAATCTTTAATTCGGTTTTCGGAACATGCTTTACAAGCTGGTGCAGCAGCATTAGCAGCACGCACCACAATCGTAGTAGATGTCCCAATGGTACAAGTAGGTATTGCTTCCGACATCCAAAGCACGTTTGCTAACCCAGTCTATTGCAGCATGGAAACTGTCACACGTCCGCAAAAGGAAAAAACACTGGCAGCATGGGGAATTGAAACTCTCGCCAAACGTTATCCAGAGGGCATTTTTGTAGTTGGTCAGGCACAGACAGCACTAACAGCACTAATAGATTTAATTGAAGCGGAAGAAATTCGCCCAGCTTTAATTATTGCGACTCCAGTCGGATTTATTGATGTAGATACTGATAAAAGCCGCCTGCAAGATTCTCTAGTTCCCTATATTACTATTGAAAGTCGTAAAGGAAATGCCGTTGTTGCTGCTGCTGTTGTTGATGGATTGGTAGATTTAGCTTGGCAAGCTTACGGACAGAATGCGAGTCGGGGAAGTTAG